One region of Deinococcus budaensis genomic DNA includes:
- a CDS encoding fumarylacetoacetate hydrolase family protein, translating to MRLVRIEHGEAPQWGQVEGDTVYLTRGMGGERTGETAPLSGTRLLAPAEPTKIVCVGRNYLDHIRELGNDTGDLPKEPGLFLKGPNALAADGETVGYPEWTRNFHFEGELALVVGRRARDLTPENALEHVAGYTCGLDLTARDLQKTDLQWFRAKAADRFCPLGPWLETELDPADVRVVTRVNGETRQDGRTAQMIFGVVQILTYVTRFVTLEPGDVVLTGTPEGVGPLHRGDTVEVEVGGIGVLTTRIG from the coding sequence ATGCGTCTGGTCCGAATCGAGCACGGGGAGGCCCCGCAGTGGGGGCAGGTTGAAGGAGACACGGTGTACCTCACGCGCGGCATGGGCGGCGAGCGGACGGGGGAGACCGCGCCGCTGTCCGGTACCCGCCTGCTGGCTCCCGCCGAGCCGACCAAGATCGTCTGCGTGGGCCGCAACTACCTCGACCACATCCGGGAACTGGGCAACGACACGGGCGATCTTCCGAAGGAGCCGGGCCTGTTTCTGAAAGGACCCAACGCGCTGGCCGCCGACGGCGAGACGGTTGGGTACCCGGAGTGGACCCGGAACTTCCACTTCGAGGGCGAACTCGCGCTGGTGGTCGGGCGGCGGGCGCGGGACCTCACGCCGGAAAACGCGCTGGAGCATGTCGCGGGCTACACCTGCGGGCTGGATCTCACCGCGCGCGACCTCCAGAAGACCGACCTCCAATGGTTCCGCGCCAAGGCGGCCGACCGCTTCTGCCCGCTGGGGCCGTGGCTGGAAACCGAGCTGGACCCCGCCGACGTGCGCGTCGTGACCCGCGTGAACGGTGAAACGCGCCAGGACGGCCGCACCGCCCAGATGATTTTCGGCGTGGTGCAGATTCTGACCTACGTCACCCGTTTCGTGACCCTGGAACCCGGCGACGTGGTCCTGACCGGCACGCCCGAGGGCGTCGGCCCACTGCACCGGGGCGACACGGTGGAGGTCGAGGTGGGGGGCATAGGGGTGCTCACCACCCGGATCGGGTAA
- a CDS encoding S41 family peptidase — MRHNPRFLRVLALAALTSALAQASPASDLFGAATRAVETRYFGWSTADRAALSGKYAAVLEERCAPQGDACDYATARKVVGELLTELGDPHTNLRDPEGAERLAEVSQNRAVSRTGARVVRVTGGLLVVSVMPGSPAEASGVRRFDLLTRVNGQPAGKDAAGQDLAAGPNEFVRLERTGAPIPVTLRRAGAPDRDLSLTTARLQARDEPTLAWAGPGGKTAVIQLPTFLSSDSSELFLTRLGEARAGGAAALVVDLRYNGGGSLGECVAAASAFGPVLYQSRWQGGGHTYGGLRGEEALPLLARAAKPDWNVWPGPLAVLVGPGTASCAEVFTYHARRAGAVVVGERTRGVGNSGVLFEPMPDGGVLSLTVLRAYTDADEALPAFLTPDVSAPTDIAALTAEGRDTTLEAALTALSALATQQGAAGGDGAATVTRAGATPPKAARTTDAPRPGGASLGAGRR, encoded by the coding sequence GTGCGCCACAACCCACGTTTTTTGCGCGTCCTCGCGCTCGCGGCCCTGACTTCCGCTCTGGCGCAGGCCAGTCCCGCCAGCGACCTGTTCGGCGCCGCCACCCGCGCGGTGGAGACCCGGTATTTCGGCTGGTCCACCGCCGACCGCGCGGCGCTGAGCGGCAAGTACGCGGCGGTCTTAGAGGAGCGCTGCGCGCCCCAGGGCGACGCCTGCGACTACGCGACCGCCCGCAAGGTCGTGGGCGAACTGCTGACCGAGCTGGGCGACCCCCACACCAACCTGCGCGACCCCGAGGGTGCCGAGCGGCTGGCCGAGGTCTCGCAAAACCGCGCCGTGAGCCGCACGGGCGCCCGCGTGGTGCGCGTGACCGGCGGCCTGCTGGTGGTGTCGGTGATGCCCGGCAGCCCCGCCGAGGCCTCGGGCGTGCGGCGATTCGACCTGCTGACCCGCGTGAACGGCCAACCTGCCGGAAAGGACGCGGCGGGCCAGGACCTCGCTGCCGGGCCGAACGAGTTCGTGCGGCTGGAGCGGACGGGGGCGCCCATTCCGGTCACCCTGCGCCGCGCCGGGGCGCCCGACCGCGACCTCAGCCTGACGACCGCCCGGCTTCAGGCGCGCGACGAGCCGACCCTGGCCTGGGCCGGACCCGGGGGCAAGACAGCCGTGATTCAGCTGCCGACCTTCCTGTCTTCCGACAGCTCCGAGCTGTTCCTGACCCGGCTGGGCGAGGCGCGGGCGGGCGGCGCGGCGGCGCTGGTCGTGGACCTGCGCTACAACGGCGGCGGCTCGCTGGGTGAATGCGTGGCGGCGGCCAGCGCCTTTGGTCCGGTGCTGTACCAGTCGCGCTGGCAGGGTGGGGGCCACACCTACGGCGGCCTGCGCGGCGAAGAGGCGCTGCCCCTGCTGGCGCGGGCCGCGAAGCCAGACTGGAACGTCTGGCCGGGGCCGCTCGCGGTGCTGGTCGGCCCCGGCACCGCCTCGTGCGCCGAGGTCTTCACCTACCACGCGCGGCGGGCGGGCGCCGTCGTGGTGGGCGAGCGGACGCGCGGCGTGGGCAACAGCGGCGTGCTGTTCGAGCCGATGCCCGACGGCGGCGTGCTGTCCCTGACGGTGCTGCGCGCCTACACCGACGCCGACGAGGCGCTGCCCGCCTTCCTGACGCCGGACGTCTCCGCGCCCACCGACATCGCGGCCCTGACGGCCGAGGGCCGCGACACCACCCTGGAAGCCGCGCTGACGGCCCTGAGCGCCCTGGCCACCCAGCAGGGCGCGGCGGGGGGAGACGGGGCCGCCACGGTGACGCGCGCCGGAGCCACGCCTCCAAAGGCGGCCAGGACGACAGACGCCCCCCGGCCCGGCGGCGCTAGCCTGGGCGCAGGCAGAAGGTGA
- a CDS encoding ATP-dependent Clp protease ATP-binding subunit, whose amino-acid sequence MNRYDDRARLVFHYAREEGNRLGHAMVGPEHLLLGLMREGGTAATILTEFGASLDGLRRRVEEIIGRGEGNRLNDAPSITPRARRVMELASSEARNLGAQVTSTEHILLGIIREGDGVAFRILQELTKDVDTIRWRVLAQGEGGSSGKAAKPVATPFLDEYGRDLTKQAREGKLDPVIGRSEEIRRVTQILTRRTKNNPVLIGDPGVGKTAIVEGLALAIHEKRTPPNLHGVRLVSLDLSGVVAGTKYRGEFEERLRQIIEELRNAKVMAFIDELHTLVGAGGAEGTLDAANILKPALSRGEIQVIGATTTGEYHRYIEKDAALERRFQPVIVLEPSPAETLQILRGLRPRYEEHHGVQIPDQALELAVRIGERSLPGRNFPDKAIDLIDEAASRVRLNMSVGLPVAETEDGEPFVTREDIESVINSMGGVYSEESAAQLSDLEDQLTDQVYGQPDAIKALSSALRRARVGLGGRTRVAASFLFVGPSGVGKTHLAKALARTLFGSERSLIRVDMSEFQESHSISKLIGSPPGYVGFEQGGRLTEAVRRQPFSVILLDEIEKAHPDVYNTFLQVLDDGRLTDGLGRTVDFRRTIIIMTSNTGFNVNPTVGFSPVTQDSNTPLRHIFTPEFLDRLDDVIRFRPLGEEELVRVAQQLMGEMREELASRELSVTFDPAIAAWLVGKLKSRSPKHAVGSSRQLRTLVREEIEDPLALELMGHAGEELRVVLGQDGIQFERGTTAPPQILA is encoded by the coding sequence ATGAACCGATACGACGACCGCGCCCGCCTCGTGTTTCACTACGCCCGCGAAGAGGGCAACCGCCTCGGGCACGCGATGGTCGGCCCCGAGCACCTGCTGCTCGGCCTGATGCGCGAGGGCGGCACCGCCGCGACCATCCTGACCGAGTTCGGCGCTTCGCTCGACGGTCTGCGCCGCCGGGTCGAGGAGATCATCGGCCGGGGCGAGGGCAACCGCCTCAACGACGCGCCCTCTATCACGCCGCGCGCCCGCCGGGTGATGGAACTCGCCTCCTCGGAGGCCCGCAACCTCGGCGCCCAGGTGACCTCCACCGAGCACATCCTCCTCGGCATCATCCGCGAGGGCGACGGGGTGGCCTTCCGCATCCTGCAGGAACTCACCAAGGACGTGGACACCATCCGCTGGCGGGTGCTCGCCCAGGGCGAGGGCGGCAGCTCCGGCAAGGCCGCCAAGCCGGTCGCCACGCCCTTCCTCGACGAGTACGGCCGGGATCTGACCAAGCAGGCGCGCGAGGGCAAGCTCGACCCGGTGATCGGCCGCTCGGAGGAGATCCGGCGCGTCACCCAGATCCTCACCCGGCGCACCAAGAACAACCCCGTCCTGATCGGGGACCCCGGCGTGGGCAAGACCGCCATCGTGGAGGGCCTCGCGCTCGCCATCCACGAGAAGCGCACCCCGCCCAACCTGCATGGCGTCCGGTTGGTCAGCCTCGACCTCTCGGGCGTCGTGGCGGGCACAAAGTACCGGGGCGAGTTCGAGGAACGGCTGCGCCAGATTATCGAGGAGCTGCGTAACGCCAAGGTGATGGCCTTTATCGACGAGCTGCACACCCTGGTCGGGGCGGGCGGCGCGGAGGGCACCCTCGACGCCGCGAACATCCTCAAGCCCGCGCTGTCGCGTGGTGAGATTCAGGTCATCGGCGCGACCACGACCGGCGAGTACCACCGCTATATCGAAAAGGACGCCGCCCTGGAACGCCGCTTCCAGCCTGTCATCGTGCTGGAACCCAGCCCCGCCGAGACGCTCCAGATTCTGCGCGGCCTGCGCCCCCGCTACGAGGAGCACCACGGGGTCCAGATTCCCGATCAGGCGCTGGAACTCGCCGTCCGCATCGGGGAACGCTCTCTCCCGGGCCGCAACTTCCCCGACAAGGCCATCGACCTGATCGACGAGGCGGCCAGTCGGGTCCGGTTGAACATGAGTGTCGGCCTGCCCGTCGCGGAGACCGAGGACGGCGAACCCTTCGTGACCCGCGAGGACATCGAGAGCGTCATCAACTCGATGGGCGGCGTGTACTCCGAGGAGTCGGCGGCGCAGCTCAGCGACCTCGAAGACCAGCTTACCGATCAGGTCTACGGCCAGCCCGACGCGATCAAGGCCCTTTCCAGCGCCCTGCGCCGCGCCCGGGTGGGCCTGGGCGGGCGCACCCGCGTGGCGGCCAGCTTCCTGTTCGTCGGCCCCAGCGGCGTGGGCAAGACCCACCTCGCCAAGGCGCTCGCGCGCACCCTCTTCGGCTCCGAGCGCTCGCTGATCCGGGTCGATATGAGCGAATTCCAGGAGTCCCACTCCATTTCCAAGCTGATCGGCTCGCCTCCCGGCTATGTGGGCTTCGAGCAGGGCGGGCGCCTGACGGAAGCCGTGCGCCGCCAGCCCTTCTCGGTGATCCTGCTCGACGAGATCGAGAAAGCGCACCCCGACGTGTACAACACCTTCCTGCAAGTGCTGGACGACGGCCGCCTGACCGACGGCCTGGGCCGCACGGTGGATTTCCGCCGCACGATTATCATCATGACCAGCAACACGGGCTTCAACGTCAACCCGACGGTGGGCTTCAGTCCGGTCACCCAGGATTCCAACACGCCGCTGCGGCATATCTTCACGCCGGAGTTCCTCGACCGCCTCGACGACGTGATCCGTTTCCGTCCGCTGGGCGAGGAGGAACTCGTGCGGGTGGCGCAGCAGCTCATGGGCGAGATGCGCGAGGAACTCGCCAGCCGCGAGCTGAGCGTCACCTTCGACCCGGCGATCGCCGCGTGGCTGGTGGGCAAACTCAAGTCGCGCAGCCCCAAGCACGCGGTCGGAAGCAGCCGCCAGCTGCGCACCCTGGTCCGCGAGGAGATCGAGGACCCGCTGGCGCTGGAGTTGATGGGCCACGCGGGCGAGGAGTTGCGGGTGGTGCTCGGCCAGGACGGCATCCAGTTCGAGCGCGGCACGACGGCGCCGCCGCAGATTCTGGCGTAG
- a CDS encoding DUF2087 domain-containing protein, giving the protein MTKSIAAFQDEHGRITGWPSDRRRAHQLAILDHLTGLFEPGRRYSEAEVTALLHDHSTLEDPAVLLTELVDGDYLAAGDGGYWRADARPNG; this is encoded by the coding sequence ATGACCAAAAGCATCGCCGCCTTTCAGGACGAACACGGCCGCATCACCGGCTGGCCTTCGGATCGCCGCCGGGCGCACCAGCTCGCCATCCTCGACCACCTCACGGGCCTCTTCGAGCCGGGCCGCCGCTATAGCGAGGCCGAAGTGACGGCCCTGCTGCATGACCACAGCACCCTGGAAGACCCGGCCGTCCTGCTCACCGAACTGGTGGACGGGGACTACCTCGCCGCCGGGGACGGGGGCTACTGGCGCGCGGACGCGAGGCCCAATGGGTAG
- the radA gene encoding DNA repair protein RadA encodes MARVTTRYACTSCGYQSAKPLGRCPNCQAWNSFEEEAPTALAGKARSGGAGGYGGVAGGKLTALSTVGRREEPRTATGIPELDRVLGGGLVAGGVTLIGGEPGIGKSTLLLQVADRLARTGQTVLYVAGEESLEQIRLRADRLGVTAEIQLTRDTRAEHVAALMAEHKPALCIVDSIQTVTVEGDGTPGGVAQVREGTALLTRAAKETGTATVLVGHVTKEGTVAGPKVMEHIVDTTVFLETVGSFRLLRSVKNRFGQAGELGVFEMRGEGLVAVENPSGAFLAERPVGVPGSVVAATIDGQRPMLLEVQALASKTPYPNARRVVVGLDPRRVDVVLAVLERRLDLTLGGLDVYVNLAGGLKVPDPGLDLATALAVYSAVVGRALPGNVAVFGEVGLAGEVRSTQGTLRRAEEATRAGYRRLIVPPGVEGHGGVRSVEEAVGQVWQAVP; translated from the coding sequence GTGGCTAGGGTCACCACCCGTTACGCCTGCACGAGCTGCGGCTACCAGTCCGCCAAGCCGCTGGGCCGCTGCCCGAACTGCCAGGCCTGGAACTCCTTCGAGGAGGAAGCCCCCACCGCCCTGGCAGGCAAGGCCCGCAGCGGCGGCGCGGGTGGCTACGGCGGCGTGGCGGGCGGTAAGCTCACCGCCCTCTCGACCGTCGGGCGGCGCGAGGAACCCCGCACGGCCACCGGCATTCCCGAACTCGACCGGGTGCTGGGGGGCGGGCTGGTCGCGGGCGGCGTCACACTGATCGGCGGCGAACCCGGCATCGGCAAGAGCACGCTGCTGCTTCAGGTCGCCGACCGGCTGGCGCGAACCGGGCAGACGGTGCTGTACGTCGCGGGCGAGGAGTCGCTGGAACAGATTCGCCTGCGCGCCGACCGCCTGGGGGTGACTGCCGAGATTCAGCTCACCCGCGACACCCGCGCCGAGCACGTCGCCGCGCTGATGGCCGAGCACAAGCCCGCGCTGTGCATCGTGGACTCGATTCAGACCGTGACCGTGGAGGGGGACGGCACCCCCGGCGGCGTCGCGCAGGTCCGCGAGGGCACCGCGCTGCTGACCCGCGCCGCCAAGGAGACGGGCACTGCCACTGTCCTCGTCGGCCACGTCACCAAGGAGGGTACGGTCGCCGGGCCGAAGGTGATGGAGCACATCGTCGATACGACGGTCTTTCTGGAGACGGTCGGATCGTTCCGGCTGCTGCGCAGCGTGAAAAACCGCTTCGGGCAGGCCGGGGAACTCGGCGTGTTCGAGATGCGCGGCGAGGGACTGGTGGCGGTCGAGAACCCGTCCGGCGCCTTTCTGGCCGAGCGGCCCGTCGGGGTGCCCGGCAGCGTGGTCGCCGCGACCATCGACGGGCAGCGGCCCATGTTGCTCGAAGTCCAGGCGCTCGCCAGTAAGACGCCCTATCCCAACGCCCGGCGGGTGGTCGTCGGTCTCGATCCCCGGCGGGTGGACGTGGTGCTGGCGGTGCTCGAACGCCGCCTCGACCTCACGCTGGGGGGGCTGGACGTGTATGTCAACCTCGCGGGCGGCCTGAAGGTGCCCGATCCCGGCCTCGACCTCGCCACCGCGCTGGCGGTGTATTCCGCCGTCGTGGGCCGCGCCCTGCCGGGCAACGTGGCCGTCTTCGGTGAGGTCGGACTGGCGGGCGAGGTGCGCAGCACCCAGGGCACCCTGCGCCGCGCCGAGGAGGCCACCCGCGCGGGCTACCGCCGGTTGATCGTGCCGCCCGGCGTGGAGGGACACGGCGGCGTCCGCAGCGTGGAAGAGGCTGTCGGGCAGGTCTGGCAGGCCGTGCCCTGA
- a CDS encoding WGxxGxxG family protein, translating into MKSNVLKTLTLAAVLALPVQAYAQTDGTESETVGTEAPAEATDAATDWGWLGLAGLLGLAGLAGKRYTETTTVRR; encoded by the coding sequence ATGAAGAGCAACGTTCTGAAGACGCTGACCCTCGCCGCCGTGCTCGCCCTGCCCGTCCAGGCTTATGCCCAGACCGACGGTACCGAGAGCGAGACCGTGGGCACCGAGGCTCCCGCCGAGGCGACCGACGCCGCCACCGACTGGGGCTGGCTGGGCCTCGCCGGTCTGCTGGGCCTCGCGGGCCTGGCGGGCAAGCGCTACACGGAAACCACCACCGTTCGCCGCTG